A single region of the Pseudomonas sp. B21-023 genome encodes:
- the rsmD gene encoding 16S rRNA (guanine(966)-N(2))-methyltransferase RsmD yields the protein MARPNTPARPASGASKGPGQLRIIAGEWRSRRLAVPEGEGLRPTPDRVRETLFNWLAPYIEGALVLDAFTGSGALVLEALSRGAKDAVALDSNPAATTNLKDNLEVLRCPRGQILQTDALRYLQGPAKQQFDVVFLDPPFHQDLLANTCNLLEQGQWLREQAWIYTESEAVPSSLPMPGNWRLHREKKTGQVHYALWRRAAGDQ from the coding sequence ATGGCAAGACCCAACACTCCCGCGCGCCCGGCCTCGGGCGCCAGCAAGGGCCCCGGCCAGTTGCGCATCATCGCCGGCGAGTGGCGCAGCCGTCGCCTGGCCGTGCCGGAAGGCGAAGGCCTGCGGCCGACCCCAGACCGCGTGCGCGAAACCCTGTTCAACTGGCTGGCGCCCTACATCGAGGGCGCCCTGGTGCTCGATGCCTTCACCGGCAGCGGCGCCCTGGTGCTCGAAGCGCTGTCCCGTGGCGCGAAGGATGCCGTGGCGCTGGACAGCAACCCTGCGGCCACCACCAACCTCAAGGACAACCTCGAAGTGTTGCGCTGCCCGCGCGGGCAGATCCTGCAGACCGACGCCCTGCGCTACCTGCAAGGCCCGGCCAAGCAGCAATTCGATGTGGTGTTCCTCGACCCGCCGTTCCACCAGGACTTGCTGGCCAATACCTGCAACCTGCTGGAGCAGGGCCAGTGGCTGCGCGAGCAGGCGTGGATCTACACCGAAAGCGAAGCCGTGCCCTCTTCGCTGCCAATGCCAGGCAACTGGCGCCTGCACCGCGAGAAGAAGACCGGCCAGGTGCATTACGCCCTATGGCGGCGCGCGGCTGGCGACCAATAG